The Montipora capricornis isolate CH-2021 chromosome 6, ASM3666992v2, whole genome shotgun sequence genome has a window encoding:
- the LOC138054390 gene encoding ly6/PLAUR domain-containing protein 2-like → MKTLFALAFLFCFSFASGLKCNVCTSTTSLEDCDKGKKEIDCGSNFDRCLTFTTDFSTSVAEVKSFVRSCQTKAYCDTSETLLKPCNDAGGKCKLDCCDTDLCNGGSAPVVSVLLMVVCAAMSLLR, encoded by the exons ATGAAAACGTTGTTTGCCTTGGCTTTTCTGTTTTGCTTCTCTTTCG CTTCTGGACTCAAGTGCAACGTCTGTACCAGTACCACAAGTCTGGAGGACTGCGACAAGGGTAAAAAGGAGATAGACTGTGGTTCCAACTTTGATCGCTGCCTTACGTTCACCACGGATTTTAGTACCTCTGTTGCTGAAGTCAAGAGTTTCGTCAGATCTTGTCAAACCAAGGCATACTGCGATACTTCCGAAACACTATTAAAACCATGCAACGATGCTGGTGGAAAATGCAAACTAGATTGTTGCGACACAGATCTCTGCAATGGTGGTTCAGCGCCCGTGGTCAGCGTCCTCCTGATGGTGGTATGCGCAGCTATGTCCCTTTTGCGTTAA